A part of Dermacentor variabilis isolate Ectoservices chromosome 10, ASM5094787v1, whole genome shotgun sequence genomic DNA contains:
- the LOC142560722 gene encoding uncharacterized protein LOC142560722 isoform X2: MEENSRRAKSNRMCSVPQCTNRAISGKVSLHHFPKDKKRRKLWAIKLRIGKQVSEEMVVCSDHFNKDDFFWGHLDGLKPLRKRLKRNAVPSQKIPMRSHEASVRPRVPRRKPPTDSQGNEGQQDDVSEVVINEDCACELPDNLEESEYNDPPVQDWLPPLSSSCSRTTAGNFLLKTVPISL; encoded by the exons ATGGAAGAAAACAGTCGACGAGCGAAGAGCAACCGCATGTGCAGTGTGCCGCAATGCACAAATCGTGCAATTTCCGGAAAAGTGAGCCTGCACCACTTTCCAAAAGATAAAAAACGGAGGAAGTTGTGGGCGATCAAGCTCCGCATCGGGAAGCAAGTGAGCGAAGAAATGGTCGTATGTAGCGATCATTTTAACAAAGACGACTTCTTTTGGGGCCACCTTG ACGGGTTGAAGCCCTTACGAAAGCGGCTGAAAAGAAACGCCGTGCCTTCGCAAAAGATCCCTATGCGCTCCCACGAAGCAAGTGTGAGGCCTAGGGTTCCCCGAAGAAAGCCCCCCACAGATTCTCAAG GAAACGAGGGCCAACAGGACGACGTATCTGAAGTCGTCATTAATGAAGATTGCGCATGCGAGCTTCCTGATAATTTGGAAGAAAGTGAATACAATG ACCCACCTGTGCAGGATTGGCTTCCCCCCCTTTCAAGCTCTTGCTCACGAACAACAGCAGGTAACTTTTTGCTTAAAACTGTACCAATTTCGCTctaa
- the LOC142560722 gene encoding uncharacterized protein LOC142560722 isoform X1 produces the protein MLSMISFYSCGELIVKFCLKDGLKPLRKRLKRNAVPSQKIPMRSHEASVRPRVPRRKPPTDSQGNEGQQDDVSEVVINEDCACELPDNLEESEYNDPPVQDWLPPLSSSCSRTTAERDAARALVELQELGHTPELNKSVQVNSLDFTQKFRISDVLLSDAHLNTLTGVPSHALLNKIVSLVEKYEAANRMEASVRDRVILVFIVLKQAMSFSCLSVLFQCSISSIHRYFVHTLPLAAAVLKAAIEWPSKEEILNNMPSHFKQYPRVRGVVDCTEIPVERSRCVKCQLLTYSQYKSTYTVKFLICVSPAGTITFISEAFGGRASDKAITAECAILEKFESFTDDIMVDRGFFIDDLCTARAIGVIRPPFAKKDCQFDRNDALRTADIARARVHVERAIQRVKIFKLFNSTLSWEMLPYINELFTVACGLTNLCAPILADDKFQ, from the exons ATGCTctcaatgatttcattttattcttgtgGTGAGCTGATTGTGAAATTTTGCCTTAAAGACGGGTTGAAGCCCTTACGAAAGCGGCTGAAAAGAAACGCCGTGCCTTCGCAAAAGATCCCTATGCGCTCCCACGAAGCAAGTGTGAGGCCTAGGGTTCCCCGAAGAAAGCCCCCCACAGATTCTCAAG GAAACGAGGGCCAACAGGACGACGTATCTGAAGTCGTCATTAATGAAGATTGCGCATGCGAGCTTCCTGATAATTTGGAAGAAAGTGAATACAATG ACCCACCTGTGCAGGATTGGCTTCCCCCCCTTTCAAGCTCTTGCTCACGAACAACAGCAG aaCGAGACGCTGCAAGGGCACTTGTTGAACTTCAAGAGCTGGGCCACACACCTGAGCTAAACAAATCCGTTCAAGTGAACTCACTGGACTTCACACAAAAATTTAGGATTTCGGACGTGCTTCTTTCTGATGCTCACCTAAACACTTTGACTGGCGTACCTTCTCATGCACTTCTAAACAAGATTGTTTCACTCGTAGAGAAGTATGAGGCGGCAAATAGGATGGAAGCTTCTGTGagggacagagttattttggtgTTCATAGTTCTGAAACAGGCTATGTCATTTTCCTGTCTCAGTGTACTTTTTCAATGCAGCATTTCGTCCATACACAGATATTTTGTGCACACACTGCCTCTTGCTGCTGCAGTGCTGAAAGCTGCCATTGAGTGGCCTTCAAAGGAGGAAATTTTAAACAATATGCCTTCGCACTTTAAACAGTATCCGAGAGTGCGAGGTGTTGTAGATTGCACAGAAATCCCAGTTGAAAGATCTCGCTGTGTGAAATGTCAGCTACTGACATATTCACAATACAAGTCGACTTACACTGTAAAATTTCTCATATGTGTAAGTCCAGCTGGCACAATAACATTCATCAGTGAAGCATTTGGTGGACGAGCCTCAGACAAAGCCATTACAGCTGAGTGTGCAATACTGGAGAAGTTCGAGTCATTCACAGATGACATTATGGTCGATAGGGGTTTTTTCATTGATGACTTGTGCACTGCCCGTGCAATTGGCGTAATTCGGCCACCTTTTGCTAAAAAGGACTGCCAGTTTGACCGCAATGATGCCCTTAGGACAGCTGATATTGCTAGGGCACGGGTTCATGTAGAACGAGCAATACAACGAGTTAAAATATTTAAGCTCTTCAACTCAACTCTGTCCTGGGAAATGCTGCCTTATATCAATGAGCTGTTCACAGTTGCGTGTGGGCTAACTAACTTGTGCGCACCAATACTGGCTGATGATAAATTTCAGTAA
- the LOC142560722 gene encoding uncharacterized protein LOC142560722 isoform X3 — protein sequence MKIAHASFLIIWKKVNTMTHLCRIGFPPFQALAHEQQQNETLQGHLLNFKSWATHLS from the exons ATGAAGATTGCGCATGCGAGCTTCCTGATAATTTGGAAGAAAGTGAATACAATG ACCCACCTGTGCAGGATTGGCTTCCCCCCCTTTCAAGCTCTTGCTCACGAACAACAGCAG aaCGAGACGCTGCAAGGGCACTTGTTGAACTTCAAGAGCTGGGCCACACACCTGAGCTAA